The Leishmania infantum JPCM5 genome chromosome 26 DNA window ACGACATTGAGGAGGCTACTGGACTGAAGCGCCTCTGGTACAAGGCGATTGGCAAGCTCTAGTAGCCCTCTCGCCGCGACTACGACGAGGCGACGTGTAAGGAGTTGATTGGCAtcgacgtgtgcgtgtgggcgtcAGGGCCGCAGGGGAGCAATGCAACGatgtgccgcgccgcgcctgtGGCTATCGTTGTTGTCATCACATGAAAAGAGAAACCGGAGAAAAGGGTGTGagggtggtagtggtggtggtggtggtggggggcggTTGGACACATCGATGCGCGGgtcgctttcctttctctgATTTCTGCCTGCCGCCGATCCAAAGGAACGACGTCACGGCGGAAGGGAGCGTGAAGGGAAGCACGGTGTGTGAAGCGGTGTCGTGCTTGAGACACCTGCTCGTATGATGTTGGTCTCTCTTGTGCCTTGTCTGCCGCCCCCCGTGATGGATGTCTTGATGTGTCtgcctccctttccctctccctcgcgctTTCAAAGCCCTGCCGCATTATCTCCATCCTCTCTTGCGCGGCCTTGTCCCTTCTCTACAcccccccactccccacGGCGAACGAAACCCACACCAACAAGGATCCGCTTGTTTTGACTTCCAACCACCGTCGGCACACCCACTGGACTGCTGCTCTCCTGCTGtaacacgcacgcaagctcACACTCTGAGAAAGCTGGACGGACACCCGTCAAAGCCCCCCTTCCGGCTTCCTTAGCCCACCCAACAGCCACTGCTGCTATTCAACACCCACAGCACCTTATTTCTGACAGACACACCCTCACGCACCACCACATACAGGGCAATCACCCGCACACATACCGCGAAGCGATCCGCTGAGCCAgcgagcaacagcagcgcgacaCCGTCAGCGCAGAAACGCCGCCTGTGGTAGAGGTACCGAGACACGTTacgcacgcactcgcctCTTCGCTTGTTGCtcagctggccgcgcatACGCGTACAACTCCACGTGCTGCTTGACgcccgtgcgcgtgtgcgggaTTCAGTTTTCCCCTTTCGGTGCGCCAAGTCATTGCTTCCAGCCCTTTGCTGGACTCGCTTCCGGCTTCTGctgttctcctctctctttcagGGTATTGTGCGGATaggcgcacgcaccgccCCTCCCCAGCAGCCCCCAACTCCCGTCCTTCTGCTGTGTCCCGATCCTGTTACTACTTGCTTGCGAAAGCCATGGAGTCGAGTATGAGCACCGGCGATCTTCTAACACCCGGCGCATTGTGGCAGGACGACGCCAACGTCTTCGtatgcagcggccgccgttGTGGCCGCCGCTTCAACCGGCTCTTCTGCCCCAAGCACCACTGTCGATGGTGCGGTCGTGTGTACTGCGACGCCTGCGCGCCGAAGCAGACGATATACaagcgccagctgctgcgcaagtgCAACCGGTGTCGACTGCCGGCTGTCTTCCGGCACTCGTggaacgcgcgcacgcgagggATGGACTGCACCCCGTTCGAGTGTATCATTTCCTACTTGACACCGCGCAGCATCACGGCGCTCCTGCAGAGCTGCCACACGATGATGTCCGAGTTTCCCGTGTGCGGTTACCCGTTCTACGATTCTATTCAGCAGCGCTTCCCCTCCTTCTACCCCGGTGCACAGATCGGCCGCGGCACCTTCGGCACGGTGTTCAAGTGCGAAGACCGCTCCGCAGCGGATCACAAGCGTGCCATTCTCAAGTGCATCAGCAAAGCCACGAACTTGACGTACACGCGGTGGATGGGCGCCCTCACGGAGCTGCGTATACTGGAGTCGGTGAACCACCCCAACGTGGCGCACCTTCTGGGCGCCTTTCAGACACGCGAAGACTTGGTAATTGTGATGGaggccggcgagggcggAACGGCGCGTCGGGCGgctgcctgcgtgcgcgagtACGGCCAagccgccgaggaggcatTCACGGCGAACATTATAGAAGGTGTCGCCTCGGGCCTGGACTACCTCTACCGGGAGAAGCACATCATCCATCGCGACATTAAGCTGGACAACATAGTCTTGTCGGCGGACTACAGCACGCCCATGATCATCGACTTTGGCCTTGCCGAGTTTGTCGtgaacgaggaggagcagtgGTACGTTGTCGGCGGGACACGCAACTACGCCGCGCCAGAGAGCATCGCTGCGGTAGCTAACGGGCACGTTGATATGAGGGAGCCCGGCATCACGA harbors:
- a CDS encoding putative protein kinase; amino-acid sequence: MSTGDLLTPGALWQDDANVFVCSGRRCGRRFNRLFCPKHHCRWCGRVYCDACAPKQTIYKRQLLRKCNRCRLPAVFRHSWNARTRGMDCTPFECIISYLTPRSITALLQSCHTMMSEFPVCGYPFYDSIQQRFPSFYPGAQIGRGTFGTVFKCEDRSAADHKRAILKCISKATNLTYTRWMGALTELRILESVNHPNVAHLLGAFQTREDLVIVMEAGEGGTARRAAACVREYGQAAEEAFTANIIEGVASGLDYLYREKHIIHRDIKLDNIVLSADYSTPMIIDFGLAEFVVNEEEQWYVVGGTRNYAAPESIAAVANGHVDMREPGITMHKGDLFSLGVVAYYLLSGHRPFRSRSFDKMHEEMRRGVACTGPLWDGVSSDARELVQALLSYDPAQRPDYAAIKENPFIMARAAGVKSIQMQRNARLLLDEEETHAEWVTLEPSDLREAVDEGESEVLLPLSTPQRWYHAYLPRFSLLHL